Genomic window (Mycoplasma leachii PG50):
ATAAATATCATTTCTTAGATCTTTATTTCTTCAATTTAAATCAATTTGAGTTTTATCAAATAAGTGTAAATAGTATTTATCTAATGTTTTATTATATTCTCAAGCAGAACCACCGAATTTGCTTTTTCAATTATTAGGTAGTTTATTTTTATTTTCTACAAATATAAAACGATTTTGATACTTTTTATTAATTAAAGCTTTTTTGAACCACTCATGTTCAGTTGAACAATGATTAAAAATCATATCCATCATAATATAGATATTTCTTTTTTTAGCTTCTTTAACTAAGTTATTAAAATCAGTCATACTACCAAACATTGGATCAATTTTTTTATAATCACTAACATCATATCCATTATCTTTTTTAGGAGATAAATAAATTGGATTTAATCATAAAAAATTTACACCTAGTTTTTTTAAATAATCTAGTTTTTTAATAATTCCTTGTAGATCACCAATTCCATCATTATTAGTATCATAAAAAGATTGTGGATGAATTTCATACACAATCGCTTCTTTATAATTAATTTTTTTCATTTAAATATTATTTTTTAATTTTAATGATGGGATCGGTTTTAACATCTAATAAATCATTACGTAATTTAACAAAGTTAGGTAGAGTTCCTAAAAATCAAGTTAATATCATAGTAACAATAGTTGTTAATATTGCACTTATCATAAATCAAGTATATCCAGACCCAATTCAAGTTGTAACTCCATTAACTTTTGAAGTAGCTTGAATTGATAAAACTCCTAATCAAGCACCAACTCCAATACCATTTGAAGTTACTCCCGAAATTATTAATAATAAAGCACCTGTTGCAGATCCAATAATTGCTGCTATAAAAGGATATAAGAAACGTAAATTAATTCCATACATTGCTGGTTCAGTTACTGCTAGATAAGCTGAAACAGTAGCTGAAGCTCCAGCATCTTTTACTTTTTGATGTTTTCTATTTAAAATAGTAAACATTAATGACGCACTACCTTGTGCAATATTTGACATACATAAAATTGGAAAAATAAATGAACCACCAATTGAAGCTGTATTTTGAATCATTACAGCATTATACATTGTATGTAATCCAATAACAACAGTTGGAGCATATAATAATCCAAATATTGGAGCAAAGAAATATTTTGCAATTGGATGAGTTAATGCTCAACTTGAAGCAACTGAAATTGCAGAACCAATTACAAATCCAATAGGACCAATAATTGCTAATCCAACAGTATATGATAATACAATAACTAATAATGGAACAAAGATTTGTTTTAAAATAGCAGGAATAATTTTATTTAATCCTTTTTCTAAATAAACTCCAAAAAATGCTACACCAATTGCTGGTATTACTTGAGCAGTATATTGAAGTTTTCAAGGGAATTTAAATACACCAAAATCAAAAGCAGGGGCATCTTTAAATATTCAAATGCTATCTTTTGCTAATGCTGAAATAGCATAAATATTTTCTAATGGTGGTAATAATAAAGTTAATCCAATAATAATTCCTAATACTGGAGAACCATCCATTTTTTTAAATATTGACCAGCAAATTGCTACTGGTAAATATCAAAAGACTGCTTGAGCAGGAATTCATAAAAATTCATTTAAACCTTTTGCAAATGCTGATAAAGCAACTAATGATTTACCTTCACCAGTTCAATCAGTTTCTAAAATGTTTCTAAATCCTAAAATTAACCCACCAGCTACTAGTGCTGGAATTAAAGGAATAAATATTTCTGAAAAATGACGTAATAAACGTTGATAAAATTTTTGATTTGATTTTTGTTTTGCAGTTATACTTTGAGAGTTTGAATCACTTGTTTGTGGTTGTTGATTAGTTAAATAATTTTTAAATTCTTTGTAATAATTTATTACATCAACACCAATCACAATATGATAAACACCAACAGGTTTAACTACTCCTTTAACATTATCTAAAGCTTCAATTGCTTTAGTATCTGCCTTAGAATTATCTTTTAAAACTAATCTAAGGCGAGATATACAGTGAGTATATGAAATAATGTTGTCAGCTCCACCAAGTAAACTAACTAGTTCTTTAACTTCTTCTGTATATGATTTTTTTGCCATAAAGACCTCATAATATGGAATTGTTTCCATACTACAATTATATAATAAAAAATGAAACTAAAAATTTTATCTATCTAAAACTTTAATTTCATAATTTAAGTATTTTTCATTTTGTTCATCTATAGGTTTGTTATTTAAAATTTTATTAATACTCTCATTTATTCTTTGTACTAGATTTTGATAATCAATAGCTATACAGTATTGTTTTTCAAAAATCGGTAATAACAAACTATTTTTTTGATAAATATCAGTTAAAGTAATGTTTTTAAACTTTTGATTAACTATATATTTTAATAAAATTTTATGACAAGTATGAGTTCCACAAATAATGATTTTGTTATTTAGATTTAATTCTTTTATTAAATTATAAATACTAGTTTCACTATTATGTTCAAAAAATAAATAATCAAATTTAATATTTTTATTTTTAAATCAATTATTTAAACTATAAAAACGATCATATCCAGTTGATTTATTAGTTTCAGGTTTTTCACCAATATATAAAATTTGTTTTTGATGATCAAATTCATTTTGATTATTCATAGTTTCTAGTAACGAGATCATCATTTCTTGATCATTATTAATAAAATAAAACTTTCCTCAATCCTTTCCATAACTAATAAAAGGAATAGTAATTTTTTTTAAATAATCTCTAATTTTTAAATCATCACTAATAGCAAATAAAACTAAAGCAGCCGGTTTTCTTGCTACTACTTTTTTTAAGTATTTTAAATAAGTTTCTTGATTATAAGTAGTTTGAATTACAAATACCATTGTTTCAGAAAATTCTAATTGTAGGTACTTTAAGATTTTTTTAATGACAAAAGTATTACTTTTAGTTAAATCTGGAATTAAAAAATAAACTTCTTGAATTTTTCTTTTAATTGAATGAGCTGCAAAATTAGGTGAAAAATTATATTTTTCAACTACTTTTTTAATTAGTTCTTTTTTTTGATCACTAACATAACCATTATTACAATAACGTGAAACTGTTCCAACTCCAACATTACATTCTTTTGCTATTGTACTTATTGAAATTTTTTTATTTTTCATTTTTAACTCTTTTAATAAATCAATTTTGTTTAATCATTGGACTAATAATTATAAATAAAACACAATAAGTAAGTAAAACAGCAAAAAATAATATAAAAAAATAAGGAAAAGCAAAAGTTTTTACTCGTAAAAATTGAAATAATAATCCAACTACTAGTCCAATCAAAAAAAATATTAAATGATAAAATCAAGGAATTTTTTTAAATATTTTAGAGATCATTGTTTTATCTTTTGCTAAATTAAATTCATTCATACTTTTAGTCTCATAAATCTAAGTTTCTAAAATTATTTTATCATTTAAAAAAATAATACTTTTATTAGTTGATATATTACAAAACACTACCACTTTTTTAAACAATTTTTAATTTTAATAGGTGAATTATGGATCAAAATAAAACAAATAATCTGATTTTAGCTGGAGCTATTATTTCAATAATCGGTTCTGTTATTTCAGTATTTTTAATTGGTTATATGTTTTATATAAATATTTTATTTGGATGATTATTTTCAATTTTTGGTGCTATTTTTAAAATCTTTTTTTAATTTCATAGGATTAGGATTAGCAATTAGTTCTGTAATTTTAAGTATTTTATGTCTTGTTCCTAAATTTAAAAATAATAAAAAATTAGTTTTGGTAACTAATGTGTTTGGTGTTGCTTTTGGATTTATTGCTGGGGGAGTTTTATTAATAATTGGAGCTAATAACATATCAAGTTCAGCAGTTATAAGTACTACAAATACAACTACTCAAATAATTAGTACTGAACCAATGAATAAAGAAATAATAAATCCGGAAATAGAAGAAAAAAATATTCATATTAAAAAATCAGAACAAAATCTAGACTCACTAAAAATTACTAAAAAACAATTTAAATATAAAAAAACTAATTTTAGCTGGATTAATTTTAAGTTTAATAGGGGCAGTCATCGGATTTTTGATAAATGTTTTTTATACATTTGATTTAAATCAGTTACACATATACACCAGACGACGTGAGATATATAGATATCTTGGGTCATTAATAATCGAAACGTCATTTTCAACTCTTAATTCAATAGGTTTATTTACACTTTTAATTATGAGTATTGTAGGTTTATCAACTCTTAAAAAGAATAAAGATATTCTTTTAATATTTATAGTAGCTATAGCAATCCCATTATTTAATCCAATATTTATAAATTCATTTGGTGGAATACTAATTTTAGTAGGTGTAATTATTAAAAAGATAATTGAGCAAAAAGAAGAAATTATTCAAAAAATTACAAAATAAGTCATAATAATTTAATTAAATATATAACAATGTAAGTTTTAAAACTTACTTTTTTTATTTTTATTTACTGTAAAACAAAAAAAGAAGATCAAAATGATCTTCTTAAATTATGTAAATTAAATTCTTATATAAATAATTAATTTATCTTATTAGTAATATGAATGTCAAATAGAACAATTTGTAAGATATTTGGTTGTTTAAATTTTAAAAATAAAGAGCACAGTAGTGCTCGAGTTTTCTAATGGTGCTGACTATAGGAATCGAACCTACGACCTACTGATTACAAGTCAGTTGCTCTGCCTGCTGAGCTAAGTCAGCATAAATAAAAAATGGTGGAGTGTATAGGACTTGAACCTATGACCGCCTGCTTGTAAGGCAGGAGCTCTCCCAGCTGAGCTAACACTCCGAAAA
Coding sequences:
- a CDS encoding LacI family DNA-binding transcriptional regulator, whose protein sequence is MKNKKISISTIAKECNVGVGTVSRYCNNGYVSDQKKELIKKVVEKYNFSPNFAAHSIKRKIQEVYFLIPDLTKSNTFVIKKILKYLQLEFSETMVFVIQTTYNQETYLKYLKKVVARKPAALVLFAISDDLKIRDYLKKITIPFISYGKDWGKFYFINNDQEMMISLLETMNNQNEFDHQKQILYIGEKPETNKSTGYDRFYSLNNWFKNKNIKFDYLFFEHNSETSIYNLIKELNLNNKIIICGTHTCHKILLKYIVNQKFKNITLTDIYQKNSLLLPIFEKQYCIAIDYQNLVQRINESINKILNNKPIDEQNEKYLNYEIKVLDR
- a CDS encoding PTS transporter subunit EIIC, which codes for MAKKSYTEEVKELVSLLGGADNIISYTHCISRLRLVLKDNSKADTKAIEALDNVKGVVKPVGVYHIVIGVDVINYYKEFKNYLTNQQPQTSDSNSQSITAKQKSNQKFYQRLLRHFSEIFIPLIPALVAGGLILGFRNILETDWTGEGKSLVALSAFAKGLNEFLWIPAQAVFWYLPVAICWSIFKKMDGSPVLGIIIGLTLLLPPLENIYAISALAKDSIWIFKDAPAFDFGVFKFPWKLQYTAQVIPAIGVAFFGVYLEKGLNKIIPAILKQIFVPLLVIVLSYTVGLAIIGPIGFVIGSAISVASSWALTHPIAKYFFAPIFGLLYAPTVVIGLHTMYNAVMIQNTASIGGSFIFPILCMSNIAQGSASLMFTILNRKHQKVKDAGASATVSAYLAVTEPAMYGINLRFLYPFIAAIIGSATGALLLIISGVTSNGIGVGAWLGVLSIQATSKVNGVTTWIGSGYTWFMISAILTTIVTMILTWFLGTLPNFVKLRNDLLDVKTDPIIKIKK
- a CDS encoding TIGR04570 family membrane protein, producing MNEFNLAKDKTMISKIFKKIPWFYHLIFFLIGLVVGLLFQFLRVKTFAFPYFFILFFAVLLTYCVLFIIISPMIKQNWFIKRVKNEK